The proteins below are encoded in one region of Pseudonocardia sp. DSM 110487:
- a CDS encoding MBL fold metallo-hydrolase, with translation MIVEDDPAGDWTAAGIYRCAPGVYRIPLPLPNDGLRAVNVYALADGGGLTLVDAGWALDQAREALASALGGIGAGLPDVRRFLVTHIHRDHYTQAVVLRREFGMRVALGRGEQPGLEELSKPRRERRGQLEQLLRAGAHEIVRQLERFAPPDNPAEYEFPDEWIDDGARILLGEGSPDQRVLEAVATPGHTQGHVVFADPVGELLFSGDHVLPRITPSLGLEPAPGRSPLADFLTSLELVRSRPDAVLLPAHGPTGMRVHQRVDELIAHHAKRLDTTLAAVQDGHSTGYEVAGVLLWTRRDTPFADLDLFNRMLATIETSAHLEVLAERELVTVEDRDGIRHYTS, from the coding sequence GTGATCGTCGAGGATGACCCGGCTGGTGACTGGACGGCTGCGGGGATCTACCGGTGCGCGCCGGGCGTGTACCGCATCCCGCTTCCGCTGCCGAACGACGGCTTGCGGGCGGTCAACGTCTACGCGCTGGCCGACGGCGGCGGCCTGACCCTGGTGGACGCCGGGTGGGCGCTGGACCAGGCGAGGGAGGCACTGGCCTCGGCGCTCGGCGGAATCGGCGCGGGGCTTCCGGACGTGCGCCGCTTCCTCGTCACGCACATTCACCGCGACCACTACACGCAGGCGGTGGTGCTGCGCCGCGAGTTCGGCATGCGCGTGGCGTTGGGGCGCGGCGAGCAGCCCGGGCTCGAGGAGCTCTCCAAGCCGCGTCGTGAGCGACGTGGTCAGCTGGAGCAGCTGCTGCGGGCGGGTGCGCACGAGATCGTCCGTCAGCTGGAGCGGTTCGCCCCGCCGGACAACCCGGCCGAGTACGAGTTCCCCGATGAGTGGATCGACGACGGTGCGCGGATCCTGCTGGGTGAGGGTTCCCCGGACCAGCGGGTGCTGGAGGCGGTCGCCACGCCGGGGCACACCCAGGGCCACGTCGTGTTCGCCGACCCGGTGGGGGAGCTGTTGTTCTCCGGCGACCACGTGCTGCCGCGGATCACGCCGTCGCTCGGGCTGGAGCCGGCACCCGGGAGGAGCCCACTGGCGGACTTCCTCACGTCGCTCGAGCTCGTCCGGTCGCGGCCGGACGCGGTGCTGCTGCCCGCACACGGTCCGACCGGGATGCGGGTGCACCAGCGCGTGGACGAGCTGATCGCCCATCACGCGAAGCGACTCGACACCACCCTCGCCGCCGTGCAGGACGGTCACTCGACGGGCTACGAGGTGGCCGGCGTTCTGCTGTGGACCCGGCGCGACACGCCCTTCGCCGATCTCGACCTGTTCAACCGGATGCTCGCCACCATCGAGACCAGCGCGCACCTGGAGGTGCTGGCAGAACGGGAGCTGGTCACGGTCGAGGATCGGGACGGCATCCGTCACTACACATCGTGA
- a CDS encoding VOC family protein, producing the protein MLDHIAVQVSDVAAAAAFYQRVFGPLGVREAMRFPRDGNLVVGFCGPDGAPRFWLGPAAPGPERELHVAFAAPTREAVDEVHRAALDAGAEVLHAPRVWPEYHPGYYAVFVRDPDGNNVEAVHHGGPAT; encoded by the coding sequence GTGCTCGACCACATCGCCGTCCAGGTCTCCGACGTCGCCGCGGCCGCCGCCTTCTACCAGCGGGTGTTCGGCCCGCTCGGCGTCCGCGAGGCGATGCGCTTCCCCCGCGACGGGAACCTCGTCGTGGGCTTCTGCGGCCCGGACGGCGCCCCGCGCTTCTGGCTGGGTCCCGCCGCCCCCGGCCCCGAGCGTGAACTGCACGTCGCATTCGCGGCCCCCACCCGCGAGGCCGTCGATGAGGTCCACCGAGCTGCCCTCGATGCCGGCGCCGAGGTACTGCACGCCCCGCGGGTCTGGCCGGAGTACCACCCCGGCTACTACGCCGTGTTCGTGCGCGACCCGGACGGCAACAACGTCGAGGCCGTGCACCACGGAGGTCCGGCGACCTAG